From one Holophagales bacterium genomic stretch:
- a CDS encoding PTS transporter subunit EIIC, with protein MLPVSVLPVAGLLLGLGSAKLGLLPDAVASVLGQAGGAIFTSLPLIFAIAVALGLTQNDGAAAVAAVVGHVVLLATMGAGARLLGLPTTRILGFDSVETGVFGGILVGLLAASLFNRYARAELPAWLGFFGGKRLVPILTGLAATFLGVALAVLWPPVQRAIHVLSDQVAYGRPTSATFVYGVVERLLLPFGLHHIWNVPFFFEIGSFVDAAGKTVRGDITRFFAGDPTAGILSGGFLFKMWGLPAAALAIWRCARPENRARVGGIMVSAAATSFLTGITEPIEFSFLFLAPLLYALHALLAGLAFVVANLAGMKLGFTFSHGFFDLVLYWSMDTRPWLVPLLGPLWGLLYFGVFRAAILRFDLKTPGREESVAAPLPAPGAGRPAPAEAAGLAERLVAAFGGARNIESLDACITRIRVTVRDLDGADEKALRALGAAGVVVIGNAVQAVFGTRSENLKTAMEGVLGAASSPCTPAATVRSSSARPSPEVRLLSRVVLQALGGAPNVRTVEACARTRVRVTLADPALLDEPATLAAGIGGVMRLPCGVVHLVRGEDADALAAALAQVLRESGE; from the coding sequence ATGCTCCCGGTCTCCGTCCTCCCCGTGGCGGGCCTCCTCCTCGGGCTCGGGAGCGCGAAGCTCGGCCTCCTGCCCGACGCCGTCGCGAGCGTTCTCGGCCAGGCGGGCGGGGCGATCTTCACGAGCCTCCCTCTCATCTTCGCCATCGCCGTCGCGCTCGGCCTGACGCAGAACGACGGGGCAGCGGCCGTGGCGGCCGTCGTCGGCCACGTCGTCCTCCTCGCGACGATGGGTGCCGGGGCACGCCTCCTGGGGCTGCCGACGACACGGATACTCGGATTCGACTCCGTCGAGACGGGGGTCTTCGGCGGAATTCTCGTCGGTCTCCTCGCGGCGTCGCTCTTCAACCGCTATGCGCGGGCCGAGCTTCCCGCCTGGCTCGGCTTCTTCGGCGGCAAGCGCCTCGTGCCGATCCTGACCGGTCTCGCGGCGACCTTCCTCGGCGTCGCCCTGGCCGTTCTCTGGCCGCCCGTCCAGCGCGCGATCCACGTCCTGTCCGACCAGGTCGCCTACGGCCGGCCCACGTCGGCGACGTTCGTATACGGCGTCGTCGAGCGCCTCCTCCTGCCGTTCGGCCTGCACCACATCTGGAACGTCCCGTTCTTCTTCGAGATCGGGTCGTTCGTCGACGCGGCGGGGAAGACCGTCCGCGGCGACATCACCCGTTTCTTCGCGGGGGACCCGACTGCGGGGATCCTCTCCGGAGGCTTCCTCTTCAAGATGTGGGGCCTGCCGGCGGCCGCCCTCGCCATCTGGCGCTGCGCCCGCCCCGAGAATCGCGCGCGCGTCGGCGGGATCATGGTTTCGGCCGCGGCGACGTCGTTCCTGACGGGGATCACCGAGCCGATCGAGTTCTCGTTCCTCTTCCTCGCGCCGCTCCTCTATGCGCTCCATGCGCTCCTCGCGGGCCTCGCTTTCGTCGTCGCGAACCTCGCCGGGATGAAGCTCGGGTTCACGTTCTCGCACGGCTTCTTCGACCTCGTCCTCTACTGGTCGATGGACACCCGGCCGTGGCTCGTGCCGCTTCTCGGGCCGCTCTGGGGCCTCCTCTACTTCGGCGTCTTCCGCGCGGCGATCCTCCGCTTCGACCTGAAGACGCCTGGGAGGGAAGAGTCAGTGGCCGCGCCATTGCCGGCCCCGGGAGCCGGCCGCCCTGCCCCCGCCGAGGCCGCAGGCCTCGCCGAGAGGCTGGTCGCCGCCTTCGGCGGCGCACGGAACATCGAGAGCCTCGACGCGTGCATCACGCGCATCCGGGTCACCGTCCGTGACCTCGACGGTGCCGACGAGAAGGCGCTGCGGGCGCTGGGAGCGGCGGGCGTCGTCGTCATCGGGAACGCCGTCCAGGCGGTCTTCGGGACCCGCTCGGAGAACCTCAAGACGGCCATGGAAGGCGTTCTCGGAGCGGCGTCGTCGCCGTGCACTCCCGCTGCGACCGTGCGGTCCTCCAGTGCACGACCGTCGCCGGAGGTCCGGTTGCTTTCCAGGGTCGTCCTGCAGGCGCTCGGCGGGGCTCCGAACGTCCGGACGGTGGAGGCGTGCGCGAGGACGCGGGTCCGCGTCACCCTCGCGGATCCGGCGCTGCTCGACGAGCCGGCGACACTCGCCGCGGGCATTGGCGGGGTCATGCGCCTGCCCTGCGGCGTCGTTCACCTCGTCCGTGGAGAGGACGCCGACGCCCTCGCTGCGGCTCTGGCGCAGGTCCTTCGGGAATCGGGAGAATGA